In Carya illinoinensis cultivar Pawnee chromosome 6, C.illinoinensisPawnee_v1, whole genome shotgun sequence, a single genomic region encodes these proteins:
- the LOC122312591 gene encoding uncharacterized protein LOC122312591: protein MNLAKRKIIDSSLCPICEREEESTVHALWSCPSASDVWADNDSPVKKWACSVVNFMELWKKLNYCLEEEKVGLVACTLRRIWLRRNVVIFEKKFECPKALTSIAQQNFAEFNEANSGPSMLKLTEVMLDGRSPMCWSVNLIGMRVGVGIIVRDSDGEILACLCISVNYLLKPACAKAYALRRAMFFCLELGCTNAVFEGDSLIVVNAANSEDEMSIDYSVIIEDTRKMLNNNGR from the coding sequence ATGAATTTGgccaagagaaaaataattgatagtAGCTTGTGTCCAATATGTGAGAGGGAAGAGGAGTCAACTGTACATGCTTTGTGGAGTTGCCCATCTGCATCAGATGTGTGGGCAGATAATGACAGTCCTGTTAAGAAATGGGCATGTTCAGTAGTGAACTTCATGGAACTCTGGAAGAAGCTGAATTATTGCTTGGAGGAGGAGAAGGTTGGTTTGGTGGCCTGCACTTTGAGGAGGATATGGCTAAGAAGAAATGTTGTTATCTTTGAAAAGAAGTTTGAATGTCCGAAAGCATTAACTAGTATTGCTCAACAGAATTTTGCTGAATTCAATGAAGCAAATTCTGGTCCAAGTATGCTCAAGTTAACAGAAGTTATGCTAGATGGAAGAAGCCCGATGTGTTGGTCTGTAAATTTAATTGGGATGAGGGTGGGAGTTGGGATTATAGTGAGAGACTCGGATGGGGAAATTCTTGCTTGCTTGTGTATAAGTGTGAATTACTTGTTGAAACCTGCTTGTGCCAAGGCATATGCTTTGAGAAGGGCTATGTTCTTTTGCTTGGAGTTGGGATGTACAAATGCTGTTTTTGAAGGTGATTCCCTGATAGTGGTTAATGCTGCTAATAGTGAAGATGAAATGAGTATAGATTATAGTGTTATAATTGAAGATACTAGGAAAATGCTTAACAACAATGGGAGGTAG